A region of the Oncorhynchus clarkii lewisi isolate Uvic-CL-2024 chromosome 4, UVic_Ocla_1.0, whole genome shotgun sequence genome:
TACTAGACCATTGTAGCAGGTAAAGATGAAACTGActacagatacactacatggcccaAATGATGCTtgtctaacatctcattccaaaatcatgggcattaaaatggagtgGTCCCacctttgttgctataacagcttACTTTTGTCCATGTAGTGTAGCTAGATAAGTAGTACATTTGGCTGATGTAGTAGCCTATGTGTGATTTAGATGTAATGCTTAGAACACCAGCAGgcaatattttaaaaaaaaaatgcttggtatgattttttttttttaagttacagAAAGTTAATATGTATTACATTTTTGTTAATGTATAAATATTTATACTGTAATTTATTAATATGGTTTTATACAATATAAGAgtgactctgtgtgtgttctttgaCATGATTCCATTGCATTATCACCATCAACATTCTTTTCACAATCAGAACGTAGAAGGCGTGTTGTACATTTTCAAGGGCCAAGACACTAATTGTGCTATCAAGACaatcggagctctagaaagatgccagagagtcggatgaccattcaaaacgaatttcccagtcggagctcgtttttttcaTAGTTTCCAGTTGTCGTGAACTAATGCATCGTTCAAAACAACTGATAATTCGGAACTGGGAACTCGGCTATTTCCGACTtctgacttcagtgtgttcaaaaCAGCTGGGAACTCAAAAAAGGGAGCTCCGATTGAGAAAAATCGATTTGAACAGtaatccaactcggaattccaactcgggatctctggcctctttctagagttccgactttccaacctgaagatcactgacgtcatgatttgacctgaTATTTTCTCGAATTCCCAGTAGATTTGAACACCGCACCACTGAATTCGGAAGTCTGACATTTCCGAGTTCTCAGTTATTTTGAACATGGCATAATGATTTTTCATCCTTTGACCACATAGACCGCGATTTGTCAGTGGATGACACGTCCGATGACttggcacgcaaccattggttgttGCGTCTCCTCGACTAGCTATGGAACGCGCTCCCAAATTCCATGTTTTATTATGAGTTTCTTTTAATAAGACATTTTTAATAAGCTATGAAAGGTCAGGTTTATTCTGTATGAGGAGCATCACATATGTCACTGAATTATTTTGTGTATTCAGGACTCGTGTATCCTATTAGAGacagacattttctctctttctgtttgaaTTATTACCTTGCTGCCAAGCCATCAAACCGAAAATAACGTGTCCGCATCGAGGTTTAAAAATATTGTGGTGTTCCTTTAATAAATTAACGGTGCATTGTGGGATGTAAAATGGCTCCATGGTGTTGTCAGCAAACTAGCTCACCAGTCAACTCTTACAGCCTTAACGTTACATTTACAAATAAGTACCGTCGATGAAGCATTGCTATTAATTTCTGAATAGTAGTATAGAGAATATAGCTTTGAGAATCAACAACTTTTATTGCATTCACCTCTTTTTTTTTCGTCGAAACAACAGCCACCATGGTAAGTACCTAGCGAGCTAGCTCCCTAGCCTTCTTCACTTCCGTTAACGTTATATGCAACTTGCTATTATATATGagcgctaacgttagctagctagctagctagctaacttgtcaGCGCAATTAGTAAGCCACCTTACCGAAATTCACCAGTGTCGATCTGATGGGTGACAACCGGAGAGAGTTAACGCCAACTTTATCCTAACTCCAATCTGCATGAACGGCTAGGCTAACTAATTTAGCCTACTGATCTACTGCTCTGTCTGGGTTTATAAACTCAAGACGAGCTTATGATAGAGGTTTGGCCTCACAATGCAAACAGACTTACATACGTACTTTATTTTTGTTAGTCTGCCGAAGTAGACAAAGTGAGAAGTCAGTCCAGCACAAGAAGAGATGATAGAAGAAGTACTGAGTCCTCCACAAGAAGAGATGACAAAAGAAGTACAGAGACTGCCAGAAGAAGAGATGACAAAAGAAGTACTGAGACTTCCAGAAGAAGATATGACGGAAGAAGTACTGAGACTGCCACAAGAAGAGATGACCGAAGAAGTACTGAGACTGCCACAAGAAGAGATGACCGAAGAAGTACCGAGACCGCCATAGGAAGAGATGACAGAAGAACAACAAGTACAGGTAATTTAATGGTCTGTGGTGATCACTTATCAGCTGAtatcacatgtgtgtgtgtgtgcctacctTGAAATAATGGATAACACACACTGTGCTTCTGTATTTTTCTATTGAAGGGAAAGAAAAAATTAAAAGGAAAAGCCGCAGTAGatcatcttcctcctcatccaGCTCATCCTCATCATCGGGATCCTCTTCATCATCCTCATCCCGCTCCTCGTCTGGCAGTAGGAGTAGTTCGAGCAGCAGTGGTGAGTGTGCCAGTACATGTACCGTAGTTAAGACGCAAATGTATCTGAaatatttttgtgtatttttttatttttatttatataaatatacaaAAAGCAGTTAAAGCCTGATAAACAGTGTCTCAGTTAGATTTTGCAATCTCCTTTCTAGATTCCCACAGCAAGTCCAGAAAGAATTCtaagaaaaggaaaaaggaaaaACAACTCAAAAAGGTAAATATTCATTAGTTTTCAGTAACTAATTATTTTGTTGGTGTAGTCTGTACCTTTTAAGTTTTTAAGTTATTTCAAATATGCTCTGTTTTCACTCTGTTTTAAAAGAAAGGGAAAAGGGAGAAAAAGCTTAAACGGAAGAAGGACAAGAAAATGAAGACGGAGGAGGAAAGCGCTGGACCTGGACCTATTCAGATATCCAAGGTAGAAAACGTTTATGGGGCTATTTTTCCTAAAGGAAGTGCGCTACAGCCATACCTGTAGTTTGAAGCTGTCTGAAAGCTGTCATTTTGAAATGAATTGTCTTTCAGTAtttaaaagagagaaagagaaaaagcaAGTTCAGCATGATTTCAGGAAAGAAGATAAAAATGAAATTGAAGAAGTCAAAGAAAGACAAGCTGGTGAGTATTCCATGATGGTTTTTACTTGCAATGATTGTGGTATGTGAAGGTTGTTTATCGACCTTAGTTGATTTCACTGATTCTAAGTCGACTCGCTCTTGGTGCTAGAGTCttctaaacgtgtgtgtgtgtgtgtgtgcatacatgtatGCATGCATACATGTATGCATGCATagcagtcaaatgtttggacacctactcattcaagtgttctttatttttacaattttctacattgtagaataatagtgaagacctcaactattaaataacacatatggaatcatgtagcaagcagaaaagtgttaaacaaataaatacattttacatttttcaaagtagccaccctttgcctcgactTCAGCTTtgtacacttttggcattctctcaaccagcttcacctggaatgcttttccaactgtcttgaaggagttcccacatatgctgagcacttgttggctgcttttccttcactctgcggtccaactcatcccaaaccatctcaattgggtggaGGTTGgttgattgtgaaggccaggtcatctgatgcagcattccaacACTCCTTCTTGGTaggccttacacagcctagaggtgggTTGGGTCGGGTCATTGTTGTGATAAAAACAAGCAATAgttccactaagtgcaaaccaaattggatggcatatcgctgcagaatgctgtggtagtcatgctggttaaccttgaattctaaatacatcacagacagtgcTTGATGGTGGGAACCacgcatgcggagatcatccgttcacctactcagcatctcacaaagacatggcggttggaaccaaaaatgtcaaatttggactcatcaaaccaaagaacagatttccaccggtctaatgtccattgctcatgtttcttggcccaagcaagtctcttttcttcttggtgtcctttagtagtggtttctttgcagaaatttgactatGAAGACCTGATTTCACGCAgcctcctctaaacagttgatgttgagatgtctgttacttgaactctgaagcatttatttgggctctaatttctgtggctggtaactccattgaacttatcctctgaagagaaggtaactctgggtcttcctttcctgtggcagtcctcgtgagagccagtttcatcagtgCTTGATGTATTTTGCGACTGCACatcaagaaactttcaaagttcttgacattttcctgattgactgaccttcatgtctttaaagtaatgatggactgtcgtttctctttgcttatttgagctattcttgccttaatatggacttttaccagataggggtggtatacagaagatagccctaccttgtcacaactgattggctcaaatgcattaagaaggaaagcaattccacaaattaacttttaacaaggcacacctgttaattataATGCAtcccaggtaactacctcatgaagctggttgagagaatgccaagagtgtgcaaagctgtcaaggcaaagggtggctactttggaaaatatgaaatatattttgttttattaacactttttttctggttactacatgattccgtatgtgttatttcatagttttgatgtcttccctattatgctacaatgtaaaaaacagtaaaaataaagaaacacccttgaatgagtaggtgtcaacttttgactgattttgtgtgtgtgtgttatttttttcAACAGAGAGACAAGAATCGCGCAGAACTGCTTGAATTCCTCAACTCCACGTTGTAATGCATGGACCGTCACCGTTAGTTGCGTTCCAGAATCTTCCACTTTTTTCCAGAACAGAACTCAGGGAAGGAACCCATGTGATAAAGCTccaaaagaaaatacatttttaggTTTATTATCACAGGAAGAGATTGGGGATATGGCCCAGGTTGTTTGAAAGTATCAGTAAAAGCCATGTCTCTGAATTTGACTTTGTGCTGTCACTTGGTTGCCGGCGCCTTTCTGCAGACTATTTGTAACCGATGTCTCTGTTTTGATTTTTAGAACTGTCATTTTTACTATAATATTGAAGTCGCTGACTTTTTGTCTGTATGTTTGCTAAGCAAGATAGTGTTGCTGTGGTGGAATTTACTGTCATCCGCAAAGATCTTAGTGATGAACAACCTACCCGagttcaaattgtatttgttttctttgGGATTGATCAAAGGGGCAATCTGCTGTTGCTAAATCAATTTTTAgatttaaatgaatgatatactCGTTTATTCTCGAAGGTATCTATTAAAGTTATATTCTAACTGTCGTACCCCACCaggacccaaaatataagcttgttttaaatgtaaacaaacactatatagcctttaAACATAGTTTTAACCATAATTTGGctgtcatggatggtcagtccttgtttTCATAGCTCTGTCCATGAGTTTGTTATccaatttctccagccccatagCTGAGCTATGTACCTAATCAATGGCAGggtgtctgatttgttattgttttgaaCTGCATATTTCCCCCTTTAAGCATGCCTGGCACAATGGAACAAAGAAAAAGTGCCAACTCTGTCCATTTTTCTCTCCAGGCAGGCTCAACGTATTTGaaatcaaatactatttgaacccagatgTGATGAACAAAGATTTGTGTAAGCTTCATTGTAGTGTAATCTGTCAAATAAAACACCAGTCTGGCATTGCATTGTTTGATGATCTATGTTTTAAAGAACGGACAAAACTGTCCTGCAGCTAACTCTTGACTGTATCCCCTGGAGTTTTATTTCTTTAATGGTTGGTGTTTAAGACATCTATATTTATATCAGAGTCATCTATAGAATGTACAAATCTGAGACCCGTAACTGGATGTCATCCCatgtaaatcaaatgtattttggaTGAGCGttatactttgtgaaggcaactTGACTTGTGACAGTCCACTCAATACAACAGCTCTTTTCTCAACAGCAATAAACTGCTGCTGTTATACTCTACAGTAGTGATGTGCAATGTCCGATACAAAACATCCATTCCCTTTGTGTGTGAATTATTGCTGCCATTGTGAAACTGTTGTGAGACAGTTTGTCCTGTATCTAGGATTTGTCAATTTTCTTGGACACAGCAAATAGCACAGGCTCCTGGATATTAGTTGCTATGCAATAAAACAGTGCCTATATACTTACCACTTAGAAAATGTGGATTTTCTGCTTCTCTCTTGAGAAAATGCCATAAGAAGGTGATGGGCTTTCAAAATATTTGCACAGAAATAAGTCAATAGCAATGAAGTAAGACTGACAACACAGACGTGAATCAAGATGTGCTGTGTTCCAACTAAAGAATTAAAAGATCGATACAATTTCATACTGAACATAGTGTAATAGAGCAGTCAGTGATACATTTTCATTTTTATCTATAAAACGGTCTAATGCTGTTTTTAGTACTATTTCCCTTTTACAGTTCTAAAAATGTCACATAACTTCTTGTTAATTGCTTTTGATGTAAGTCTCATTGGTTAATTAGTTTTAAGGATAAATAGTTACCAAGTATTAAGTTGAAAAGGCACTGAAAATGTATAATTTACAAGACAAAGATTTCaatagtacagtacagcagatAAGGTGTCACAATCTCATTGTGAAGTATTCTAAGCATAGCTCCCCAGTCAAAAGCATTCAATAGGGATCACCCCATACTGCCAAAGGAGAGGATGGCAGAGATGTCTGCTATTTCTCCCCATTATTGTGCAAAGCAGACTGGGCAGGTGCTGGGGGGACTATTATAGGCTACATCTCACTAGcttctctccgtcccccactgaACCACAACACTGTCTTGTGGATCTCCAGCTCAGATGGCCTTGGTAGTGTAAAGCCCTTTGTGTCTGAAGTCAGGCATGCTCCTAACCCTCTGGGCCCTGTCAGCCCTCTCTTCCAGCGCCTTCTCCACGTCTTCCGACACCGTCTTCAGCTCGCCCTCCCCCCTGGTCGAGGTCAGGCCCACGGTGCTGCCAAAGGGGTTGATTTTAATGCGTGACTTGAAGTTCATGAGAGACATGCTCATGGCCCGCTTGTTCCACTGGCGCGAGAGCCGCTGTGCCTCCTGCTCCTCCCTCAGGAGGTCCAGGGCCTCGAGGATGACAGAGCGGAAAAGGGCCGACACCTCCTGCTTCTCTGGCTCGTTCTCAGTCACCACCTGGCGGAACCTGGACGTCAGGTAGGGAAcaaggaaagagggagaagtCACATCAGTCTCAGCTGGGGGTGCAAAATTCCTGGAACTCTCCATATATtccctggttttcctgaaatcctGGATGGACAATtacggatttcctgcttattccctcccgATTTCGGGGAAACCAGAGAATTGAATGAAAGTTCCAGGAATTTTGAAACCCTGAACCCTCAGTTATGTGTGACTGGTCAGGTTTCGAACACGTTTCCTTTGCACTACATGACTGTTAGGTTAGCCCCCTGAGCTCCAGCCAAGGAATTAACTCAGGGAGCCAACGCAGGTCTTCATGTTGCTGGCCAGGGTTCAAATCCGGGTATCTTGCACACCACAATACTTTtaagcccactgagctaaagcctaggcattgatACAAGGAGCCaacacaagtcttcaggtctcaacCACCCCCAATACACATGCATCTGGATTGAATgatgtttcatctgtggattttaAAATGGTGCAAACCAAGAGACCTTTAGCCACCCGCTATAATCAATAGCTTTGTTTCACTTTGCCTGGTTATGGTTTCAGAGGAAAAACTGTGTGCGCATCCAAAGGAGCGTACATTTGAAACTCGTGGGAAGGGGATGGGCAATTCCACTCACCAGCTTATACCATTCTCACTGTACCACCACAACATGTGCTATCACTAATGCACTAGAAAAACATTTCATCCAAAAAAGCCTGTTATATagttaactgccaaaataaaggaaacaccaacattttAGTAGGGTGTTAATAAGGCGTCAGGCAACCACGAGCCGCCAGATAAGCTttaatgcgccttggcatagaagtgtctggaactctattgagGGATGCGTTACCATTCTTCCATGaaaaattccataatttggtgttttgttgatggtggtggaaaacgctttctcaggcaccgctccagaatctcccataatttgttcaattgggttgagatctggtgactgagacacacgcacacacacaaacacacaccctttaaaccccttATGCTACTTTGCGACCCATCTTTCAAAGTCattgagatctcttcttctagccatggaaGCCAAAATTATGgtcaactgggcatttttatacatgaccataagcatgatgggatgttaattgcttaataaGCTCAGAAAACCACACCTGTTTTAAAAGCATGTGTATTGAAAGCATGTGCTGCTTCCATATACTTTgcatcctttattttggcagaCCTGTATGTCGGAAAGAGCGTCTCTGCTTTTCCCCATGCTTTTGTGACATCAGTGCTCTCAAGTCCCTTGCCCATCAGCCAGTATAGCAGGTAGATAGCTAACAATGGCCCCTCTGTCTGCATGAACAGCagggcagggggagagacaggaaggCTTGCCAACTATAGCCACTTACTCCCCTCAAGACAAGGCTGATAAGTTCTTAGGATGCCTTTAAATAGACCAGCCCCCACCAGCCCTTTACTCCTGTTGATTTGGCAGATTGGCCTCCAGTGTTTTCTGTTCCCTCCAccaactcactctctctttctctctctgccttttcaaTATTAATGTGGGTACATTTTCTCTCCACAGAAGGAAAATCACCATCAAATATCTGAACTCTACCTCAACAGCTACTGTACATTATACTGCACGTCGTATGTTTTTCACAATGGTCCAGGAATAATGATCCTCTGCACGTACAAAACCAGTGGGAGTTGAtttacctgaaaccacctctcaTTCCCCAATGGGCTTCCTTCCAGTACCTGTGGTTAATATTCAATTATCACCTGACTGAGCCCTCGGATAACACCTAGGTCAGTACCACCTTTCCACAAATAGATCAACTAGCACCAACTAACGATTAGTGCAAGACACCTGAGACAACCAATCGATAGCTTCACCTTTCCTAATTTGAACTGCTTTGTGCTGAGCAGGGTAGTGTTCATTTGGCATCAAATGGATTAAAACAGGAAGGGACTACCTAGAGTTGTTTAAATAAGAAATGCTCACTTTAGTTTTCCATTGCatgccctactgaacacaaccttGGTCAGAGGGTTGGTTCAGGGAGtatgaggattctgtgttatgcactatagcccgttaccacatatgtgattgaatattatctgctgttggcttgtgtggatgtatgtatgtgttttgcaacatagctgacttgaaacattgctaacagtttcagggccatgggcctttctcatgatggaaaaatacagaataacatgaagacaggaactgtgcaatgagttgggggggcacattcagaacgtagtgttgcgagaacaaacagtcttttgttagataacaggagccaggtgcgagATAACAGTATCGAGCATGAGCGCATAGATATTCTTCACAGCAAGTTATATCTATCAACTGGAGCGCCCGGGGGCTGGTACCAGCTCGTACAacaacaatcaacgataggctgggtgagtttaaaccacgcccagtctctactctgacaggccggctcggaagcaggaactattTCTGTCAGGGTATatttataatatctttgtcaagaacaagtcagttctctgtttgac
Encoded here:
- the LOC139406962 gene encoding splicing regulatory glutamine/lysine-rich protein 1-like; protein product: MSAEVDKVRSQSSTRRDDRRSTESSTRRDDKRSTETARRRDDKRSTETSRRRYDGRSTETATRRDDRRSTETATRRDDRRSTETAIGRDDRRTTSTGKEKIKRKSRSRSSSSSSSSSSSSGSSSSSSSRSSSGSRSSSSSSDSHSKSRKNSKKRKKEKQLKKKGKREKKLKRKKDKKMKTEEESAGPGPIQISKYLKERKRKSKFSMISGKKIKMKLKKSKKDKLRDKNRAELLEFLNSTL
- the LOC139406963 gene encoding protein RD3-like; amino-acid sequence: MASWFGWSSEPDYRSPRRDPSDVVTDTLMLELSWQLKEAERMQRERDNEYRRLQTGVDYTWLVNTPRNTYNVSTGERLGLEDLCSKVHPSYCGTVILRFRQVVTENEPEKQEVSALFRSVILEALDLLREEQEAQRLSRQWNKRAMSMSLMNFKSRIKINPFGSTVGLTSTRGEGELKTVSEDVEKALEERADRAQRVRSMPDFRHKGLYTTKAI